Proteins co-encoded in one Streptomyces sp. NBC_01283 genomic window:
- a CDS encoding septum formation initiator family protein, translated as MSKKPELRGRAARLARLLPSGPSQAARTPFVLLVVLLLGGGLITLLILNSSLNEGSFQLSELKKETTELTDQEQELQRDVDAYAAPDALQQRARELGMVPGGDPAFLNPDGTVRGVPGAAEQSSALRPEPRPQEVASPAPSVSIPVAPSPSPPQAVPASPVPSAPDAPPTPDAPATPGSTTSGR; from the coding sequence ATGAGCAAGAAGCCCGAGCTGCGGGGGAGGGCGGCCCGCCTCGCGCGGCTGCTGCCGTCGGGGCCGAGCCAGGCCGCGCGCACGCCGTTCGTGCTGCTCGTCGTGCTGCTGCTCGGCGGCGGCCTGATCACGCTGCTCATCCTGAACTCCTCGCTCAACGAAGGCTCGTTCCAGCTGAGCGAGCTCAAGAAGGAGACGACGGAGCTCACGGACCAGGAGCAGGAGCTCCAGCGGGACGTGGACGCCTACGCCGCCCCCGACGCCCTCCAGCAACGCGCCCGTGAGCTCGGCATGGTGCCGGGCGGCGACCCGGCCTTCCTGAACCCGGACGGCACCGTGCGCGGCGTTCCCGGGGCCGCCGAGCAGTCCTCCGCGCTGCGGCCCGAGCCGCGCCCGCAGGAGGTGGCGTCCCCGGCGCCCTCGGTCTCCATCCCGGTGGCGCCCTCGCCCTCACCGCCCCAGGCGGTCCCGGCGTCCCCGGTGCCCTCCGCCCCGGACGCCCCGCCCACGCCCGACGCCCCCGCGACGCCCGGCTCCACGACCTCCGGCAGGTGA
- a CDS encoding peptidoglycan D,D-transpeptidase FtsI family protein: MTDRQPPRRRVPGPARPSRPARPGEQRRAGGGPRPAARRPRPAPKQQARTIRLGSPRPRLRMVSLGLTLVMLAFVVRLLQVQAVDASVYTTKAEKNRYFSHVLTAERGGITDRRGVELAASVDAYDITADPTMFTAKEMGIKDGPEQAAALLAPILDKDVDRLTEQLKTPKTRYVLLARRQTPQVWKQIKDLRGALADKARTDEKSANVLAGVFQDPSSKRVYPNDDLGAGILGWVNAEGKGAGGLEQQLNKELAGKDGKIRYAQSGGHQVPTAGSTETPAVPGSDVELTIDRDIQWAAQNAITEQVEKSRADRGYVIVQDNKTGEILAMANAPGFDPNDLSQADGTALGNASLQDAFEPGSTAKIMSMAAVLEENAATPATHVTVPNRLHRGDRLFKDDIDHPTWHLTLSGVLAKSSNIGTILATGELGKTQREANRSLYSYLRKFGIGRETGLGFPGETSGIFAPADKWSTSQQYTIPFGQGFSINAMQAASVYSTIANDGVRIEPTLVRGTKGPDGRFTPAPKPKKTRVVSTKTAKTVSQMLESVVDDEEGTGTKARIRGYRIAGKTGTANRVDPETGRYKGYTSSFAGFAPADKPRVTVYCAIQNATKGSYFGGQICGPIYKEVMQFALKTLQVPPTGKGPARLPVSFEP; the protein is encoded by the coding sequence GTGACGGACCGCCAACCCCCGCGACGCAGGGTCCCGGGTCCCGCGCGGCCCTCGCGCCCCGCCCGCCCCGGCGAACAGCGCCGCGCGGGCGGCGGGCCGCGCCCCGCCGCCCGCCGCCCGCGCCCCGCCCCCAAGCAGCAGGCCCGCACCATCCGGCTCGGCAGCCCGCGGCCCCGCCTTCGCATGGTGAGCCTCGGTCTGACCCTGGTGATGCTGGCCTTCGTCGTACGCCTCCTGCAGGTGCAGGCGGTCGACGCGAGCGTGTACACCACCAAGGCCGAGAAGAACCGCTACTTCAGCCATGTCCTGACCGCCGAGCGCGGCGGCATCACCGACCGCCGCGGCGTCGAGCTCGCCGCCAGCGTGGACGCGTACGACATCACGGCCGACCCCACGATGTTCACCGCGAAGGAGATGGGCATCAAGGACGGGCCCGAACAGGCCGCGGCGCTCCTCGCCCCGATCCTCGACAAGGACGTCGACCGGCTCACCGAGCAGCTCAAGACCCCCAAGACCCGCTACGTCCTGCTCGCCCGCCGGCAGACCCCGCAGGTCTGGAAGCAGATCAAGGACCTGCGCGGCGCGCTCGCCGACAAGGCGCGCACCGACGAGAAGAGCGCCAACGTCCTGGCGGGCGTCTTCCAGGACCCCAGCAGCAAGCGCGTGTACCCGAACGACGACCTGGGCGCCGGGATACTGGGCTGGGTCAACGCCGAGGGCAAGGGCGCCGGCGGCCTGGAACAGCAGCTCAACAAGGAGCTCGCGGGCAAGGACGGCAAGATCAGGTACGCCCAGTCCGGCGGCCACCAGGTGCCCACCGCGGGCAGCACGGAGACGCCCGCCGTGCCCGGCTCCGACGTCGAGCTCACCATCGACCGCGACATCCAGTGGGCCGCGCAGAACGCCATCACCGAGCAGGTGGAGAAGTCCAGGGCGGACCGCGGCTACGTGATAGTGCAGGACAACAAGACCGGCGAGATCCTCGCGATGGCCAACGCCCCGGGCTTCGACCCGAACGACCTCTCGCAGGCCGACGGAACGGCGCTGGGCAACGCCTCGCTCCAGGACGCCTTCGAGCCCGGCTCGACCGCCAAGATCATGTCGATGGCCGCCGTCCTGGAGGAGAACGCGGCCACGCCCGCCACCCACGTGACGGTGCCCAACCGGCTGCACCGCGGCGACCGGCTCTTCAAGGACGACATCGACCACCCGACCTGGCACCTCACGCTCAGCGGCGTACTCGCCAAGTCCAGCAACATCGGCACGATCCTGGCCACCGGCGAGCTGGGCAAGACCCAGCGGGAGGCCAACCGGTCGCTCTACTCGTACCTGCGGAAGTTCGGCATCGGCAGGGAGACCGGGCTCGGTTTCCCCGGCGAGACGTCCGGCATCTTCGCGCCCGCCGACAAGTGGTCCACTTCGCAGCAGTACACGATCCCGTTCGGCCAGGGCTTCTCGATCAACGCCATGCAGGCGGCCTCCGTCTACTCGACCATCGCCAACGACGGCGTACGCATCGAGCCCACGCTGGTGCGCGGCACGAAGGGCCCCGACGGCCGCTTCACGCCCGCGCCCAAGCCCAAGAAGACCCGCGTGGTGAGCACGAAGACCGCCAAGACGGTGTCGCAGATGCTGGAGTCGGTCGTCGACGACGAAGAGGGCACGGGCACCAAGGCGCGCATCCGCGGCTACCGCATCGCAGGCAAGACCGGTACGGCCAACCGGGTCGACCCGGAGACCGGCAGGTACAAGGGCTACACCTCGTCGTTCGCCGGGTTCGCGCCCGCCGACAAGCCGCGCGTCACCGTCTACTGCGCGATCCAGAACGCCACCAAGGGCAGCTACTTCGGCGGCCAGATCTGCGGCCCCATCTACAAGGAAGTCATGCAGTTCGCCCTCAAGACGCTCCAGGTTCCGCCCACCGGCAAGGGCCCGGCCCGGCTGCCCGTCTCCTTCGAACCCTGA
- a CDS encoding UDP-N-acetylmuramoyl-L-alanyl-D-glutamate--2,6-diaminopimelate ligase, which produces MTTITPGPGNQPPPHRPLRPTAGQPGTLTAVPHADQSQTTQKGVPVTYPGPPRPVQVSATPLARIADQLGVAAPGAGEVSGITHDSRAVRPGDIYAALPGARLHGADFVAQAADLGAAAILTDPTGAERAAVTGLPVLVVDDPRGSMGELAATVYGHPGRDLLQIGITGTSGKTTTAYLVEGGLKGVRSTGLIGTVEMRIGDERIKSERTTPEATDLQALFAVMRERGVEAVAMEVSSHALVLGRVDGCVFDVAVFNNLSPEHMEFHSGMEDYFQAKAQLFTKQRSKVGVVNFDDEYGRRLITESEVPVTTFSAEGHPDADWRAEGVEVTPFDSTFVAVGPQGERITAKSPLAGPFNVANTLSAIVSLAVAGIDPQQAADGIGAVAGVPGRLERIDAGQPYLAVVDYAHKTDAVESVLRALRKVTENKLHIVLGCGGDRDKTKRMPMGAAAARLADTAVLTSDNPRGEDPLAILATMLAGAADVPSHERGDVAVFEDRAAAIRAAVARAQPGDTVLVAGKGHEQGQDIAGVVRPFDDRQVLREAIQQTQG; this is translated from the coding sequence GTGACAACGATCACTCCGGGGCCGGGGAACCAGCCCCCGCCACACCGCCCGCTTCGCCCAACGGCGGGTCAGCCCGGTACGCTCACCGCCGTGCCACACGCTGATCAGTCCCAAACCACCCAGAAGGGCGTTCCCGTGACATATCCGGGACCGCCGCGGCCGGTCCAGGTCTCCGCGACCCCGCTCGCCAGGATCGCCGATCAGCTGGGCGTCGCCGCCCCGGGCGCGGGGGAGGTAAGCGGCATCACGCACGACTCCCGCGCGGTCCGGCCCGGCGACATCTACGCCGCCCTGCCCGGCGCCCGGCTGCACGGCGCGGACTTCGTCGCCCAGGCGGCCGACCTCGGCGCCGCCGCGATCCTCACCGACCCGACGGGCGCCGAACGCGCCGCCGTCACGGGCCTGCCGGTCCTGGTCGTCGACGATCCGCGCGGCTCCATGGGCGAGCTCGCCGCCACCGTGTACGGCCATCCGGGCCGCGATCTGCTGCAGATCGGGATCACGGGCACGTCCGGCAAGACCACCACGGCGTACCTCGTCGAGGGCGGTCTCAAGGGCGTCCGGTCGACCGGCCTCATCGGCACGGTCGAGATGCGCATCGGTGACGAGCGGATCAAGTCCGAACGCACCACCCCCGAGGCGACCGACCTCCAGGCGCTGTTCGCGGTGATGCGCGAGCGCGGCGTCGAGGCCGTCGCCATGGAGGTCTCCAGCCACGCCCTCGTGCTCGGCCGGGTGGACGGCTGCGTCTTCGACGTCGCCGTCTTCAACAACCTCAGCCCGGAGCACATGGAGTTCCACTCCGGCATGGAGGACTACTTCCAGGCCAAGGCGCAGCTGTTCACCAAACAGCGCTCCAAGGTCGGAGTGGTCAACTTCGACGACGAGTACGGGCGCCGGCTCATCACCGAGTCGGAGGTCCCCGTCACGACCTTCTCCGCCGAGGGCCACCCCGACGCCGACTGGCGCGCGGAAGGCGTCGAGGTCACGCCGTTCGACTCCACGTTCGTCGCGGTCGGCCCGCAGGGGGAGCGGATCACCGCGAAATCCCCGCTGGCCGGACCGTTCAACGTCGCCAACACGCTCTCCGCGATCGTCTCGCTGGCCGTCGCCGGGATCGACCCGCAGCAGGCCGCCGACGGCATCGGCGCCGTGGCCGGTGTGCCGGGCCGCCTGGAGCGCATCGACGCGGGCCAGCCCTACCTCGCGGTCGTCGACTACGCCCACAAGACGGACGCCGTCGAATCGGTCCTGCGCGCCCTGCGCAAGGTCACCGAGAACAAGCTGCACATCGTCCTCGGCTGCGGCGGCGACCGGGACAAGACCAAGCGGATGCCGATGGGCGCCGCGGCGGCCAGGCTCGCCGACACCGCCGTACTGACCTCCGACAACCCGCGCGGCGAGGACCCCCTCGCGATCCTCGCCACGATGCTCGCGGGCGCCGCCGACGTGCCGTCCCACGAGCGCGGCGACGTCGCCGTGTTCGAGGACCGTGCCGCCGCCATCCGCGCCGCCGTCGCCCGGGCCCAGCCGGGCGACACGGTGCTCGTCGCGGGCAAGGGCCACGAGCAGGGACAGGACATCGCCGGGGTGGTGCGTCCCTTCGACGACCGCCAGGTACTTCGCGAAGCAATCCAGCAAACCCAGGGATGA
- the rsmH gene encoding 16S rRNA (cytosine(1402)-N(4))-methyltransferase RsmH, whose translation MSQTRHVPVMLQRCLDLLAPALAQPGAVVVDCTLGLGGHSEALLSTFPSARLIGLDRDKEALRLSGERLAPFGDRADLVHAVYDELPEVLDRLGIAKVQGVLFDLGVSSMQLDEADRGFAYAQDAPLDMRMDQTTGVSAAEVLNTYAPGELVRILRQYGEEKQAKRIVGAVVREREKEPFSNSARLVELIRDSLPQAAKRTGGNPAKRTFQALRIEVNGELSVLEAAIPAAVKALAVDGRIAVLSYHSLEDRLVKQVFAAGAATTAPPGLPIVPERYQPRLKLLTRGAELPTEEEIAENRRAAPARLRGAQRIREETP comes from the coding sequence TTGAGCCAGACCCGACACGTCCCGGTGATGCTCCAGCGATGCCTGGACCTGTTGGCCCCCGCGCTCGCCCAGCCGGGCGCGGTCGTCGTCGACTGCACCCTCGGACTCGGCGGCCACAGCGAGGCCCTGCTGTCCACCTTCCCGTCGGCCCGCCTCATCGGCCTCGACCGCGACAAGGAAGCGCTGCGGCTCTCCGGGGAGCGCCTCGCGCCCTTCGGCGACCGGGCCGATCTGGTGCACGCGGTCTACGACGAACTGCCCGAGGTGCTCGACCGGCTGGGCATCGCGAAGGTCCAGGGCGTCCTGTTCGACCTCGGCGTCTCCTCGATGCAACTCGACGAGGCGGACCGGGGCTTCGCCTACGCGCAGGACGCGCCCCTCGACATGCGCATGGACCAGACGACCGGCGTCAGCGCCGCCGAGGTCCTCAACACGTACGCACCGGGCGAACTGGTGCGGATCCTGCGTCAGTACGGCGAGGAGAAGCAGGCCAAGCGCATCGTGGGCGCCGTCGTGCGCGAGCGCGAGAAGGAGCCGTTCAGCAACAGCGCGCGGCTCGTCGAGCTGATCCGCGACTCCCTGCCGCAGGCCGCCAAGCGCACCGGCGGCAACCCCGCCAAGCGCACCTTCCAGGCCCTGCGCATCGAGGTCAACGGCGAGCTGAGCGTCCTGGAGGCGGCCATCCCGGCGGCCGTGAAGGCGCTGGCCGTCGACGGCCGCATCGCTGTCCTGTCGTACCACTCGCTGGAGGACCGGCTGGTCAAGCAGGTGTTCGCGGCCGGTGCCGCGACGACCGCGCCGCCCGGCCTGCCCATCGTCCCCGAGCGCTACCAGCCCCGGCTCAAGCTGCTCACGCGCGGCGCCGAACTCCCCACCGAGGAAGAGATCGCCGAGAACCGCCGGGCGGCCCCGGCACGGCTGCGGGGTGCGCAGCGCATCCGCGAGGAGACCCCGTGA